A window of Christiangramia forsetii KT0803 contains these coding sequences:
- a CDS encoding SusC/RagA family TonB-linked outer membrane protein: MRLKLILLIVFMVPISFLSAQEIEVSGTVTTAEEGMPLPGTSVFVKGTSNGTSTDFDGNYILQNVPEDGVLVFTFVGYKETEVPVNSNTTVDVALQADAALLDEVVLTGYSRERKVDVTGAITVVETAPIEGQSRSSGNAMQALQGRVPGLFVEKSGDPTGASSRVLIRGITTLGNNDPLYVIDGVPTQRQEVFSSLNPDAIESIQVLKDASASSLYGARAGNGVIVVTTKNKSGRVEKVSVSFNSNFSVQSEKQQRYDMLNALQRGEVLWRASVNDGADPASGYGEIYNFDWNMDFDNPVLNSVTVRPFVGGDETVPAGDTNWQEETYETGYVYNNELTVSANSEKSSFLVNLGHLKNTGILKYTNYERYTAKINANTSLFEDKVRFGVNTQFSTSDETLASPDVGSAPTPGLAISLAPTIPVYDINGNFAGPIGAGYSDRNNPVLIQYLNRWDNAEKNNFFGNIYVEADLLENLTFRSSFGIDFSDFKRKDIEPRVNNGFITRSNNSLTFDTNKYTSVVFTNTLNYKLELGDHNFGVLLGVESVKNDFDRVLARAEGFAVEEESYFVLDAGTGARTSNGNSSGSRLLSQFGKVNYSFDNRYLASVTVRRDGSSRFGKNNRYGVFPAVTAGWRISNEDFLNESEIITNLKLRAGYGEVGNQSIGDLARFGLYEARYGSTLSQFTGGFFEQYYNVGTAYDINGNNTGNLPSGFVSVQAENPDLKWETTKEWNFGVDFGLFDNKLSGSFDYFTRETVDILTTPPIPSVLGEGQQRVLNGATTETKGWEFALAYTNTLENGLTFSVSTNLSSFSDEITFLPEEVRAGFSGTAENSILGQSQFSIFGYRSDGLFQSQEDVDNSPEQVGARPGGIKFQDLNGDNVIDTDDRDFIGTTLPDLEYGIRVDLGYKNWDFSVFGSGVTGRIGQDPYIFWNNFVQGRENAGLGVLDAWTPTNTDTDIPSLSLAFNDLRTSDYLYRKNSYFKIRNAQLGYSLPETLIERIGVLESFRIYLQGENLFWFTPNDYIGSDPERTDVNRIPVPTVVSLGLNVNF, encoded by the coding sequence ATGAGATTAAAACTAATTTTACTCATTGTTTTTATGGTGCCCATAAGCTTTCTTTCGGCACAGGAAATTGAGGTTTCCGGAACCGTAACTACAGCTGAGGAAGGAATGCCTCTTCCTGGTACATCTGTGTTTGTTAAGGGGACGAGCAACGGAACATCTACAGATTTTGATGGAAATTATATCCTGCAGAATGTGCCAGAAGATGGCGTATTGGTATTCACTTTTGTGGGATACAAAGAAACGGAAGTCCCGGTAAACAGTAATACAACAGTAGATGTTGCCTTACAGGCAGATGCGGCATTACTGGACGAAGTCGTTTTAACAGGATACTCCAGGGAAAGAAAGGTTGATGTTACTGGAGCTATAACGGTGGTGGAAACAGCTCCTATAGAAGGGCAAAGTCGTAGTTCTGGTAATGCCATGCAAGCACTGCAGGGAAGGGTTCCCGGTCTTTTTGTAGAGAAATCTGGAGATCCTACCGGCGCTAGCAGCAGGGTGCTAATTAGAGGTATAACTACTTTAGGTAATAATGATCCATTATATGTAATTGATGGTGTTCCTACTCAGAGACAGGAAGTTTTTTCTTCCCTGAATCCAGATGCTATTGAATCTATTCAGGTACTAAAAGATGCTTCGGCTTCTTCACTATATGGGGCGAGAGCCGGTAATGGTGTAATCGTTGTTACCACCAAGAATAAAAGCGGACGTGTAGAGAAAGTAAGTGTGAGTTTTAATTCAAATTTTTCGGTACAGTCAGAAAAACAACAACGCTACGATATGCTTAATGCATTACAGCGAGGTGAGGTTTTATGGAGAGCTTCAGTAAATGATGGGGCTGATCCTGCTTCAGGATATGGAGAGATCTATAATTTTGACTGGAATATGGATTTTGATAATCCTGTATTGAATAGTGTAACTGTAAGACCGTTTGTGGGGGGCGATGAAACGGTTCCGGCGGGAGATACGAACTGGCAGGAAGAAACGTATGAAACAGGATATGTTTATAATAATGAACTAACTGTTTCTGCTAATTCTGAAAAATCATCATTTCTTGTAAATCTCGGGCATCTCAAGAATACAGGGATTCTTAAATACACCAATTATGAACGTTATACGGCGAAGATCAATGCAAATACAAGCCTGTTTGAAGACAAGGTGCGTTTTGGTGTAAATACCCAGTTCTCAACTTCAGACGAAACGCTGGCATCTCCCGATGTTGGTAGTGCGCCAACTCCTGGCTTGGCAATATCCCTTGCCCCAACAATCCCTGTTTATGATATTAATGGAAATTTTGCAGGACCCATTGGAGCCGGATATTCAGATAGAAATAACCCCGTATTGATTCAATATTTGAATCGCTGGGATAATGCTGAAAAGAATAATTTCTTCGGAAATATTTATGTTGAAGCAGATCTTCTTGAGAATTTAACTTTTAGATCCAGTTTTGGTATAGATTTTAGCGATTTCAAAAGAAAAGATATAGAGCCACGCGTAAATAATGGATTTATAACCAGAAGTAATAACAGTCTCACCTTTGATACTAATAAATACACCAGTGTAGTTTTTACGAACACACTTAACTATAAGCTGGAATTAGGAGATCATAATTTTGGGGTACTTCTGGGTGTGGAGTCAGTTAAGAACGATTTTGATAGAGTGCTTGCAAGAGCTGAAGGTTTTGCCGTAGAAGAAGAATCTTATTTTGTACTGGATGCCGGGACAGGTGCCAGGACTTCAAACGGAAATTCCTCAGGTAGCCGATTGCTTTCTCAATTCGGTAAAGTAAACTATTCTTTTGATAACAGATATTTAGCTTCTGTGACTGTTCGTAGAGATGGTTCTTCCAGGTTTGGAAAGAATAATCGATATGGTGTTTTTCCTGCGGTGACTGCAGGTTGGAGGATAAGTAATGAAGATTTTTTGAATGAAAGCGAAATCATTACCAATCTTAAGCTAAGAGCAGGTTATGGTGAAGTGGGGAACCAGTCCATTGGGGACCTTGCCAGATTCGGACTTTATGAAGCGAGATACGGGTCTACTCTCTCTCAATTCACAGGAGGTTTCTTTGAACAATACTATAATGTAGGAACCGCTTATGATATCAATGGAAATAATACGGGAAATTTACCTTCTGGTTTTGTATCTGTACAGGCTGAAAATCCGGATCTTAAATGGGAAACCACCAAAGAATGGAACTTTGGGGTGGACTTTGGACTTTTTGATAATAAACTGAGTGGTTCATTTGATTACTTTACCAGGGAAACAGTAGATATTTTAACCACGCCTCCAATTCCTTCAGTACTTGGAGAAGGTCAGCAGCGGGTTTTAAATGGAGCTACTACGGAAACCAAAGGTTGGGAGTTTGCCCTTGCCTATACCAATACCTTGGAAAACGGGCTTACTTTTTCGGTTTCAACAAATCTATCTTCTTTCTCAGATGAGATTACATTTCTTCCTGAGGAAGTACGCGCAGGATTCTCGGGAACGGCAGAAAACTCCATACTTGGACAATCTCAATTTTCCATATTTGGCTATAGGTCAGATGGCTTGTTTCAAAGCCAGGAGGATGTGGATAATTCTCCGGAACAGGTAGGTGCCCGGCCTGGAGGAATTAAGTTTCAAGACCTTAATGGAGATAATGTAATAGATACCGACGACCGTGATTTTATAGGAACAACCTTACCAGATCTTGAATATGGTATTAGAGTAGACCTTGGATATAAGAACTGGGATTTTTCAGTATTTGGTTCAGGAGTGACGGGAAGGATTGGTCAGGATCCATATATCTTCTGGAACAATTTCGTTCAGGGTAGGGAGAATGCAGGACTTGGTGTGCTTGATGCATGGACACCGACAAATACAGATACCGATATTCCCTCTTTATCACTGGCATTTAACGACTTAAGAACTTCCGATTATTTGTACAGGAAAAATTCATATTTCAAGATTAGAAATGCGCAATTAGGATATTCTCTTCCGGAGACTCTAATTGAAAGGATAGGTGTTCTGGAAAGCTTCAGAATATATCTCCAGGGAGAAAACCTGTTTTGGTTTACACCTAATGATTATATAGGATCTGATCCTGAAAGAACCGATGTGAACAGGATTCCTGTACCAACCGTGGTTTCCCTTGGTCTTAACGTGAATTTTTAA
- a CDS encoding RagB/SusD family nutrient uptake outer membrane protein, protein MKNIKYIITALLLSSLLTSCSEDFLEYEPEGVLSNENVATAENAESLVIAAYAGIANDDMIGPLTHMWVYGSVRSDDSYKGGGGRGDVGEVDRYEQYYLTVPDQGELMAPRTWTNYYKAISRINFALRVINDIPETEYDQKTIRQAELKFLRGHCHFMLKRIFKKIPYITEDLSQDEAAEIGNDLPNQELWNMIANDFLFAYNNLPQAQEAVGRADRNAAAAYLAKTRLYQAYVQDENNQVININASMLEEVIDYANEVTGSLEPDYANNFLVEFENGPESIWAAQFSINDGTRVGRVSFVTGLNSPHGTGLYGCCGFHLASQNMVNAFKTDSNGLPLLDSFNDSDILNNVQEDGTVAVSSGLTVDPRLDHTVGVPGRPFKYRNTVNEQGDMIYKFSWARDPGVYGFFGNMKEQQAPDCSCYVKEGPFVGTSRNVIFIRYADVLLFKAEALIQLDRFEEAVPLINEVRERAAASTQKPVDAGASDIYSVGLYNSFPSKEVAWKALKFERRLEFGMEGPRFFDLVRWGEAEETLNAYLDEEKTKRDFLANAIFTAGRDEYYPIPQREIDFTGGLYEQNPGY, encoded by the coding sequence ATGAAAAATATAAAATACATCATAACAGCACTATTGCTTTCAAGTTTATTAACATCCTGTTCTGAAGATTTTCTGGAATATGAACCGGAAGGAGTTCTTTCCAATGAAAATGTAGCCACTGCTGAAAATGCTGAATCCCTTGTGATTGCCGCATATGCAGGAATTGCCAATGACGATATGATTGGCCCATTAACTCATATGTGGGTGTATGGAAGCGTTCGCTCTGATGATTCTTATAAAGGCGGGGGAGGTCGCGGCGATGTTGGTGAAGTAGATAGATATGAACAATATTATCTAACGGTTCCAGATCAGGGAGAATTAATGGCTCCAAGAACCTGGACAAACTATTATAAAGCTATTTCCAGGATAAATTTTGCTCTCAGAGTAATCAATGATATACCTGAAACCGAATATGATCAAAAAACTATCCGTCAGGCAGAATTAAAATTCCTCAGAGGTCACTGTCACTTTATGCTAAAAAGAATCTTCAAAAAGATTCCGTACATCACTGAAGACCTTTCACAGGATGAAGCTGCAGAAATCGGAAATGATCTTCCGAATCAGGAATTATGGAATATGATCGCTAATGATTTTCTATTTGCTTATAATAATTTGCCTCAGGCTCAAGAGGCAGTTGGTCGAGCTGATAGGAATGCCGCCGCGGCCTATCTTGCTAAAACCAGGTTATATCAGGCTTATGTGCAGGATGAAAATAATCAGGTAATCAATATAAATGCTTCTATGCTGGAGGAAGTGATAGATTATGCTAACGAGGTTACCGGAAGTCTTGAACCTGATTATGCGAATAATTTTCTTGTGGAATTTGAAAACGGTCCCGAGTCTATCTGGGCAGCTCAATTTTCGATTAATGATGGAACAAGAGTTGGAAGGGTAAGTTTTGTTACAGGATTAAATTCTCCACATGGTACTGGTCTTTATGGATGTTGCGGATTCCATCTCGCCAGCCAGAATATGGTGAATGCTTTTAAAACTGACTCTAACGGATTGCCTCTTTTAGACTCTTTCAATGATTCAGATATTTTGAATAACGTTCAGGAAGATGGTACAGTAGCAGTTTCTTCTGGCTTGACAGTAGATCCTAGATTAGATCATACGGTGGGTGTTCCTGGCAGACCCTTTAAATATAGAAATACGGTAAATGAACAGGGCGATATGATATATAAGTTTAGTTGGGCAAGAGATCCCGGTGTTTATGGTTTCTTCGGAAATATGAAAGAGCAACAAGCTCCAGATTGTTCCTGTTATGTAAAAGAAGGCCCGTTTGTAGGGACATCGAGAAATGTGATATTTATTAGATATGCAGATGTTTTACTATTTAAAGCAGAAGCACTAATTCAATTAGATAGATTCGAAGAAGCAGTTCCTTTAATTAACGAAGTACGGGAAAGAGCAGCAGCAAGTACTCAAAAACCTGTAGATGCCGGAGCTTCCGACATATATAGTGTTGGATTATATAATTCTTTTCCAAGTAAAGAAGTTGCCTGGAAAGCACTTAAGTTCGAGAGAAGACTTGAATTTGGAATGGAAGGCCCAAGATTTTTTGACCTTGTAAGATGGGGAGAAGCTGAGGAAACCCTGAACGCTTACCTTGATGAAGAAAAAACCAAAAGAGACTTTTTAGCCAATGCTATCTTTACTGCCGGGAGGGATGAATATTATCCAATCCCACAACGTGAGATCGATTTTACCGGGGGACTATATGAACAGAACCCTGGGTATTAA
- a CDS encoding carbohydrate kinase family protein — protein sequence MTKKIKAVCFGEILYDVFPDMERIGGAPLNVASRLSSMGIDTEMISKVGVDDKGNELLSYLSSRNIETGNILKDEDHPTGMVKVNLSDGGSATYDITYPSAWDKIELTKTMENSVENSDAFIFGSLVCRDEVSRKTLFELIPKATYRVLDFNLRPPHYSKGLILELIQHAEFIKFNDDELFEIADLMGSPYNSLEQNLLFMAVKSNAETICVTKGRHGAVLMHDKKLYYNSGYKVKVKDTVGAGDSFLGTLLAKLLQEEKPQQALDMACAVGALVAAKEGANPELSNELINTFINPV from the coding sequence ATGACAAAAAAAATAAAAGCGGTTTGTTTTGGAGAGATCCTTTACGACGTATTTCCCGATATGGAAAGAATTGGTGGTGCACCATTAAATGTAGCCAGCCGTCTAAGTAGTATGGGAATAGATACTGAAATGATTAGTAAAGTTGGTGTTGATGATAAAGGAAACGAATTGCTGAGCTATCTAAGTTCAAGGAATATAGAAACCGGTAATATTTTAAAGGATGAAGACCATCCTACGGGGATGGTAAAGGTGAACCTTTCAGATGGTGGTTCGGCGACTTACGATATTACTTATCCTTCTGCCTGGGATAAGATAGAACTTACTAAAACCATGGAGAATTCGGTTGAAAATTCAGATGCATTTATATTCGGAAGTTTGGTGTGCCGCGATGAGGTAAGCAGAAAAACCTTGTTTGAACTTATTCCAAAGGCAACCTACCGTGTGCTGGATTTCAATTTGCGACCTCCGCACTATTCAAAAGGCCTCATTTTAGAACTGATCCAACATGCTGAATTTATCAAATTCAATGATGATGAGCTTTTTGAGATCGCAGATTTAATGGGATCCCCGTATAATTCTCTCGAGCAAAATCTTTTATTTATGGCAGTGAAATCGAATGCAGAAACTATTTGCGTAACCAAAGGCAGGCACGGAGCGGTTTTAATGCATGATAAAAAACTATATTATAATTCAGGATATAAAGTTAAGGTGAAAGATACCGTAGGTGCGGGCGATTCGTTCCTGGGCACTTTACTGGCTAAATTATTACAAGAAGAAAAACCACAGCAGGCACTAGATATGGCTTGCGCTGTAGGAGCATTGGTCGCAGCTAAAGAAGGCGCGAACCCTGAACTTTCTAACGAACTTATCAATACCTTCATAAATCCTGTGTAA
- a CDS encoding DMT family transporter yields the protein MNWILLIIAGCFEVAFAACLGKAKEATGMEATYWYIGFVICLAISMLLLVKVTQVLPIGTAYAVWTGIGAVGTVLIGILVFNEPATFWRMFFISTLIASVVGLKVVSN from the coding sequence ATGAACTGGATCTTACTCATTATTGCAGGTTGCTTTGAGGTGGCATTTGCGGCATGCCTGGGCAAGGCTAAAGAAGCCACCGGAATGGAAGCAACTTATTGGTACATAGGTTTTGTTATATGTCTTGCGATAAGCATGTTGCTATTGGTCAAGGTAACGCAGGTATTACCAATAGGAACGGCCTATGCGGTTTGGACCGGAATTGGTGCGGTTGGAACTGTGCTAATAGGAATTCTGGTTTTCAATGAGCCAGCGACCTTTTGGAGAATGTTCTTTATAAGTACTTTAATAGCATCTGTGGTAGGCTTGAAGGTAGTTTCAAATTAG
- a CDS encoding CPBP family intramembrane glutamic endopeptidase gives MNSNIDGWQRVLLLIIPYFFIVGIFQFTGAMISGVDYTAASYTKTSYQQLIISCFNLLGHFVLLWIFVKYVDRERIIDLGFQLKNRLKDFHFGFLLGFGIILMGFLFLWGFDEINITGVNFDLTELFISIAVFAIVAIVEEALFRGYILRNLMLSMNKYLALVISAVIFAIMHGANPNISAFAIFQLFLAGGFLGLSYIYTKNLWFPIALHFSWNLVQTLIGFNVSGQDFYSIIELRINEANIWNGGNFGFETSVLSTVAQIIFIIWIYFYFRKESFEGNQLAE, from the coding sequence ATGAATTCCAATATTGATGGATGGCAGCGAGTTTTGCTGCTAATTATTCCTTATTTCTTTATCGTAGGTATTTTTCAATTTACAGGGGCTATGATTTCTGGAGTAGATTATACTGCAGCATCTTATACTAAAACCTCTTATCAGCAATTAATAATTTCCTGTTTCAACCTGCTAGGCCATTTTGTGCTCTTATGGATATTTGTGAAATATGTAGATAGGGAAAGAATCATAGATCTGGGTTTTCAGTTAAAAAACAGACTTAAAGACTTTCATTTTGGGTTTTTACTAGGATTTGGCATTATTCTCATGGGCTTTCTCTTTTTATGGGGTTTTGATGAAATAAATATCACAGGTGTAAATTTCGATCTAACCGAGCTATTCATTTCTATTGCTGTGTTTGCCATAGTAGCTATTGTAGAGGAAGCACTTTTTAGAGGATATATTCTAAGAAATCTTATGCTAAGTATGAATAAGTACCTGGCTTTAGTTATATCAGCAGTTATATTTGCAATAATGCATGGGGCGAATCCAAATATATCTGCGTTTGCAATTTTTCAACTATTTCTTGCGGGGGGATTTCTCGGACTTTCTTATATCTATACCAAGAATCTTTGGTTTCCAATCGCATTGCATTTTAGCTGGAACCTCGTTCAAACGTTAATTGGTTTTAATGTAAGCGGACAGGATTTTTATTCAATAATAGAATTGAGAATAAATGAAGCAAATATTTGGAATGGTGGAAATTTTGGTTTTGAGACCTCGGTTCTATCAACTGTAGCACAAATCATCTTTATTATCTGGATCTATTTCTACTTCAGGAAAGAGAGCTTTGAAGGAAATCAGCTGGCCGAATAA